The proteins below are encoded in one region of Ferroplasma acidiphilum:
- a CDS encoding ABC transporter ATP-binding protein, whose protein sequence is MIEILHLSKSFKNFKAVSDLNLEINNGQIMGLAGLNGAGKTTTIRAACGIIFPTSGTITVNNFDIVKEKIKASRNIGWVPELPNFEPDARPVPLLKYYAGFYGIKPDEAEKNAIEMMKQFDIYNYRNRKLKYYSQGMKKRFALIAAMIGNPDNYLFDETLNGLDPNGVKEVRDLIINLKKQGKSILLSSHILSELQNVADKIAIVKNGSVVKTLSRDDLMHLGTTGTKIHIKNPDAGMEKILSEFGEFTSDGTYYYIKNNGEVDVSELNRQLVIKNYRVDYISMENETLEDYFLNMVK, encoded by the coding sequence ATGATAGAAATTTTACACCTTTCAAAATCATTTAAAAATTTTAAAGCAGTATCAGATTTAAACCTTGAAATAAACAACGGGCAAATAATGGGGCTTGCAGGCCTGAATGGTGCCGGAAAAACAACAACAATAAGGGCTGCATGCGGTATAATATTTCCAACTTCAGGAACGATCACCGTTAATAATTTTGATATAGTTAAAGAAAAAATAAAAGCATCCAGAAACATTGGCTGGGTTCCGGAACTGCCAAATTTTGAACCAGATGCCAGGCCAGTACCCCTTCTGAAATATTATGCAGGATTTTACGGTATAAAACCGGACGAAGCGGAGAAAAATGCTATTGAAATGATGAAACAGTTTGATATTTACAATTACAGGAATAGAAAATTAAAGTATTACTCCCAGGGAATGAAAAAGAGATTTGCACTCATAGCTGCAATGATAGGAAATCCTGACAATTATCTTTTCGATGAAACATTGAATGGGCTTGATCCAAACGGTGTTAAAGAGGTAAGGGATTTAATTATTAATCTAAAAAAGCAGGGAAAATCTATACTCCTTTCATCCCACATATTATCTGAACTGCAGAACGTTGCAGACAAAATTGCAATAGTAAAGAATGGTTCTGTAGTCAAAACGCTTTCAAGGGATGATCTGATGCATTTGGGGACAACAGGAACAAAAATACACATAAAAAACCCCGATGCCGGTATGGAAAAAATATTATCGGAATTCGGGGAATTTACATCAGATGGCACCTATTATTACATCAAAAATAATGGTGAAGTTGATGTTTCTGAACTTAACAGGCAACTTGTAATTAAAAATTACAGGGTGGATTATATCAGCATGGAGAATGAAACACTGGAAGATTACTTTTTGAATATGGTGAAATAA
- a CDS encoding V-type ATPase subunit, whose amino-acid sequence MVVPINTTYSGSYGRLKIHFNDYLSDSFVKSLLELDIKDIRLKLYETSYRDDIDKATTISNDDVDILITAINRHVINNAKIALFAVPPQIKSFMKSYVSKWDIESIKAIITSKVIHHDIKYNDSFIMSFRDIPMGIYAGNLKRDDFRAIMEKNDVDSVINYLLNYGFNYLLKELEEYKKTGDTSSLLSAMDYRYYNDLIKTALFYNGDEGQIIKYVKTVVDLKNILTLAKAIELNVPFEKIENSIIDNGNFSRTALSDTFRSGSVIELLSLFKHFNIDEALDYYKENKNLSQFEIGMRKSLFHEFVPVMIRDTASLFIFAYILYAERERDNLRTIIIGKSYKLDNNTIERMLI is encoded by the coding sequence ATGGTGGTTCCAATTAACACTACATATTCAGGAAGTTATGGAAGGTTAAAGATACATTTCAATGATTATCTTAGCGATAGTTTTGTAAAATCACTTCTTGAACTTGATATTAAAGATATAAGGTTGAAATTATATGAGACATCATACCGCGATGATATAGATAAAGCTACAACAATAAGCAATGATGATGTGGATATTCTGATTACAGCAATTAACCGGCATGTGATAAACAATGCTAAAATAGCACTGTTCGCAGTCCCGCCCCAGATAAAATCGTTTATGAAATCATATGTATCGAAATGGGATATAGAAAGTATAAAGGCGATTATTACTTCTAAAGTTATACACCACGATATAAAATATAATGACAGTTTCATAATGAGTTTCAGGGATATCCCTATGGGAATATATGCAGGAAACCTGAAGCGAGATGATTTCAGGGCTATAATGGAAAAAAACGACGTGGATTCTGTGATTAATTACCTTCTCAATTACGGTTTTAATTATCTGCTGAAAGAGCTGGAAGAATACAAGAAGACAGGAGATACATCATCCCTCCTATCAGCTATGGATTACCGTTATTATAATGACCTTATTAAAACCGCATTGTTCTATAATGGGGATGAAGGGCAGATTATTAAATATGTAAAAACCGTGGTGGATTTAAAGAATATTCTTACACTGGCAAAGGCAATTGAGCTCAACGTTCCATTTGAAAAAATAGAAAACAGTATTATAGATAATGGCAATTTTTCCAGAACAGCACTTTCTGATACTTTCAGGTCTGGAAGTGTTATTGAGCTGCTTTCACTTTTTAAGCATTTTAACATAGATGAAGCTCTGGATTACTATAAAGAAAATAAAAATCTGAGCCAGTTTGAGATAGGCATGAGAAAGTCATTATTCCATGAATTCGTCCCGGTAATGATCAGGGACACAGCATCTCTCTTTATTTTTGCATATATCCTCTATGCAGAAAGAGAACGTGATAATCTCAGGACAATAATAATAGGCAAGTCATATAAGCTTGATAATAATACAATAGAGAGGATGCTGATTTAA
- the fni gene encoding type 2 isopentenyl-diphosphate Delta-isomerase has product MIENRKEEHINIAENMNVTSEHNFWDDIRLIHRAIPEVDYDSINTKINFLGTEFGLPFLISSMTGGTEKARKINENLARAAEEFKIGMGVGSMRAAIENKNIADTFSVINNYKIPARFANIGAPQLIGQEKPPISDKDIEYIFNLIGAKYLIVHFNFLQEMVQPEGDKNARGVMSRLKEIAKSYPVIAKETGSGFSRDDALELKDAGVKAIDVGGLGGTSFAAIEYYRAEKIQNKEKMHTGQTFWNWGVPSPASIKFCSVGLPIIGSGGIRNGQDVVKSIIMGADMGAMARNFLKDADTSYEDLVFHIKNIIKDIKISMFLTASKDVSELKNKRYIVLDPLYSWLNQGD; this is encoded by the coding sequence ATGATAGAAAACAGAAAGGAAGAGCATATTAATATTGCTGAGAATATGAATGTTACTTCAGAGCACAATTTCTGGGATGATATTAGATTAATACACAGGGCTATACCTGAAGTTGATTATGATTCTATAAATACAAAAATTAATTTTCTAGGAACTGAATTCGGTTTGCCATTCCTTATATCTTCCATGACAGGCGGTACTGAAAAAGCAAGAAAAATAAACGAAAACCTTGCCAGGGCAGCTGAAGAATTCAAGATAGGCATGGGTGTTGGGAGCATGAGGGCTGCTATAGAAAATAAAAATATAGCAGATACATTTTCAGTTATAAATAATTATAAGATACCGGCAAGATTTGCAAACATCGGGGCACCACAGCTAATCGGGCAGGAAAAGCCTCCTATTTCTGATAAAGACATTGAATACATATTCAATCTTATAGGTGCTAAATACCTGATTGTCCATTTTAATTTTTTACAGGAAATGGTACAGCCGGAAGGGGACAAAAATGCTAGAGGAGTGATGTCAAGGCTAAAGGAAATAGCAAAATCTTATCCTGTCATAGCTAAAGAAACCGGCAGCGGATTCTCAAGGGATGATGCTCTGGAACTAAAAGATGCAGGTGTCAAAGCAATAGATGTTGGGGGTCTTGGTGGCACTTCATTTGCTGCAATAGAATATTACAGGGCTGAAAAAATTCAGAATAAAGAAAAAATGCACACCGGCCAGACATTCTGGAACTGGGGAGTACCTTCACCAGCATCTATTAAATTCTGTTCCGTTGGTTTGCCAATTATAGGGAGTGGCGGAATAAGAAATGGCCAGGACGTAGTAAAATCTATAATTATGGGGGCAGACATGGGTGCTATGGCGAGGAATTTCCTAAAGGACGCAGACACATCATACGAAGATCTGGTATTCCATATAAAAAATATAATAAAAGATATTAAAATTTCTATGTTTTTAACAGCTTCGAAGGATGTATCAGAACTTAAAAACAAAAGATATATAGTTTTAGATCCATTATATTCATGGCTAAACCAGGGTGATTAA
- a CDS encoding V-type ATP synthase subunit E family protein has product MSLENILNEIDNTTQAELKAIRDEYSAKIEAIIKSCNDKISRIKNYYAVKSDNDVKNIIKQYEDNIRLQSKKIIDDKKKEILVNTMQKLRSYVTSLNKSSNYPELLKAMVNESKKELGNKFTVYCDEMENEKLQGFKFPDSIKFIIDKSIKSGIIAVSADGKKEVDMRLSSIFDEISYDVETYLYENIK; this is encoded by the coding sequence ATGTCACTTGAAAATATATTAAATGAGATAGATAATACGACCCAGGCAGAGCTCAAAGCCATAAGAGATGAGTATTCTGCCAAAATAGAGGCTATTATAAAATCCTGCAATGATAAAATATCCAGGATTAAGAATTACTATGCTGTAAAATCTGATAATGATGTTAAGAATATAATAAAGCAGTACGAGGACAATATTAGATTGCAGTCAAAAAAAATCATTGATGACAAAAAAAAGGAAATACTGGTTAACACTATGCAAAAACTAAGGTCTTATGTCACATCACTTAACAAATCTTCCAATTACCCTGAATTGCTAAAAGCTATGGTTAATGAATCGAAAAAAGAACTTGGGAATAAGTTCACCGTATACTGTGATGAAATGGAAAACGAGAAACTTCAGGGTTTTAAATTCCCGGATTCAATTAAATTTATTATAGACAAATCAATAAAATCTGGAATTATAGCGGTCAGTGCAGATGGGAAAAAAGAAGTAGATATGCGCTTAAGCAGTATTTTTGATGAAATTTCATACGATGTAGAAACATATCTATATGAAAATATTAAATAA
- a CDS encoding ATPase: MITTPDAILALAASIAIAGGLIGTGMAQQGIGAAGMGIIAEKPEKFGQVLFFFVIPETLWIIGFVLGIILLLHVI; the protein is encoded by the coding sequence ATGATTACTACACCGGATGCTATATTGGCTTTGGCAGCTTCAATTGCCATTGCCGGCGGATTGATTGGAACTGGGATGGCTCAACAGGGTATCGGAGCTGCTGGAATGGGTATAATTGCAGAAAAACCAGAAAAATTTGGTCAGGTATTGTTTTTCTTTGTAATACCGGAAACCCTGTGGATTATTGGTTTTGTTCTGGGAATTATATTACTGTTGCACGTAATATAA
- a CDS encoding isopentenyl phosphate kinase produces the protein MIVIKIGGSIITDKSMYKKFNGQIVENIVKTLKRIDKQMVIIHGGGSFGHIKSKEYGLPGQVSERTMEGMNIVHNDMAELDLKISKIFQENKIYNISLPVSSLVYNNKKNYNIFSKYLELGITPISYGDTYIHGNEIGIYSGDNIAYDISKILHPEFVIFFSDVDGIFDKNPKNNPDAKLLKTISTDFQYDTINPDVTGGIMNKYNKMKLISDIGIPVYLINGLYPERIYNIGKDNFTGTVV, from the coding sequence ATGATTGTAATTAAGATCGGCGGGAGCATTATAACAGATAAATCAATGTATAAAAAATTCAATGGGCAAATAGTAGAAAACATTGTTAAAACTCTAAAACGTATAGATAAACAAATGGTAATAATTCATGGGGGTGGTTCTTTTGGCCATATAAAATCTAAAGAATATGGTTTGCCAGGCCAGGTTTCTGAAAGAACAATGGAGGGCATGAATATCGTACATAATGATATGGCAGAATTGGATCTTAAAATTTCAAAAATTTTTCAGGAAAATAAAATCTATAATATTTCACTTCCTGTTTCATCACTTGTTTATAATAATAAAAAAAATTATAATATTTTTTCAAAATATCTGGAACTGGGCATAACCCCCATTTCATATGGAGATACATACATACATGGCAATGAAATAGGTATATACTCTGGCGATAATATTGCATATGATATTTCAAAAATATTGCATCCCGAATTTGTAATATTCTTTTCAGACGTTGATGGCATATTCGATAAAAATCCGAAAAATAACCCTGATGCAAAGCTCTTAAAAACAATTTCAACAGATTTTCAATATGATACTATTAATCCAGATGTCACAGGAGGAATAATGAATAAATATAATAAAATGAAACTAATTTCTGATATAGGAATACCTGTATACCTCATTAATGGACTTTATCCGGAACGAATATATAATATAGGAAAGGATAATTTTACAGGAACGGTGGTTTAA
- a CDS encoding ABC transporter permease subunit gives MNGFLYDIKRTITGKFTIILIVLLVLVTAASAYGAGVSSDYAHPGNTAIVMPYINQTGNSVNITDYVINGYGDPVSGLHITSSLYYNSNNSLIKYFSGTTNSTGYVHFIIKNLSTNLTYRYNEYYLDGIALVGSNNTMNYYNGQNILINDASTFAAPYYSINFNDSKYPLYAVNLKDKSDPALVSTMIYNPDYKFTDSPDVYYNTSSTLLNTNHFNKTNTVYIGKVNSNRFIVTPPLKTADAGKSVNIYIVNSTGAVIVPFLNYEYTYIKPGSILQDELAIFFGVLLIPIMGIFSAYFYYSKDKTSGVLESIIVRPITKGKLMMSRFAGNSVSFLAGLLIALGLADFILYHYTGVFISSGTFLTILLGYLVEIIGFAGIIYLVSQFEKTQGQVLGTGLGMLFIMGFMWSTIVSPAILYLLRVKSTGIAYFKDLLIVNSFSPSYFPDLISDYHLGSYSTYKASAVGINIYSIIAVGLIWILVPSLLALYFARKKD, from the coding sequence ATGAATGGATTTTTATATGATATAAAACGTACTATTACAGGAAAATTTACCATTATACTCATAGTTCTGCTTGTACTGGTAACCGCAGCATCTGCTTATGGAGCCGGAGTCAGTTCTGACTATGCACATCCAGGCAATACAGCTATAGTAATGCCATATATTAACCAAACTGGCAATTCAGTAAATATAACTGATTATGTAATAAATGGCTATGGAGACCCGGTTTCAGGGTTGCATATAACTTCATCTTTATATTACAATTCGAATAATAGTTTAATAAAATACTTCAGTGGAACAACCAATAGTACAGGCTATGTTCATTTTATCATTAAGAATTTATCTACAAATTTAACATACCGCTATAACGAATATTACCTGGATGGAATCGCACTGGTTGGATCCAATAATACCATGAATTATTATAATGGGCAGAATATTTTAATAAATGACGCATCCACTTTTGCAGCACCATATTATTCAATCAATTTTAACGATTCTAAATATCCATTATATGCAGTAAATTTGAAGGATAAATCTGACCCTGCACTGGTAAGCACAATGATATATAACCCGGACTATAAATTCACAGATAGCCCTGATGTCTATTATAATACATCTTCTACGCTTTTAAACACCAATCACTTTAACAAAACGAATACAGTATATATAGGAAAAGTAAACTCGAACAGGTTTATTGTCACACCACCCCTGAAGACCGCAGATGCCGGCAAATCTGTGAATATTTATATTGTTAACAGCACAGGTGCAGTGATAGTACCATTTCTAAATTACGAGTACACTTACATAAAGCCCGGTTCAATATTACAGGATGAGCTTGCCATATTTTTCGGTGTATTGCTGATACCAATAATGGGGATATTCTCAGCATATTTCTATTACAGCAAGGATAAGACTTCAGGAGTCCTGGAATCAATAATAGTCAGGCCCATAACAAAAGGCAAACTTATGATGTCCAGATTTGCTGGAAATTCCGTTAGCTTCCTTGCAGGATTATTGATAGCTCTTGGTCTTGCTGATTTTATCCTGTATCATTATACAGGTGTTTTTATATCATCAGGAACGTTCCTTACAATACTTTTAGGATACCTTGTAGAAATAATAGGATTTGCAGGAATTATTTACCTGGTTTCCCAGTTTGAAAAGACCCAGGGGCAGGTATTAGGAACAGGGCTTGGAATGTTATTTATTATGGGATTCATGTGGTCAACTATAGTTTCACCAGCTATCCTGTATTTACTGCGTGTTAAATCTACGGGAATTGCATATTTCAAGGACCTCCTTATAGTCAATTCTTTTTCTCCATCATATTTCCCTGATTTAATATCGGATTACCATCTCGGTTCATACAGTACATATAAGGCGTCGGCAGTTGGCATTAACATATATTCTATAATCGCAGTCGGACTTATCTGGATACTGGTTCCGTCTTTACTGGCTTTATATTTTGCCAGGAAGAAGGACTAG
- a CDS encoding ZPR1 zinc finger domain-containing protein: MDEKKTESRCPNCNSFLYYIEADNEIPYEGKITIHTYVCKNCNYKNITIDRHEKGEPKIIKFKIKNKNDLKTIVYRSPDASVHIPELEAEISPGIASKGYITTIEGILTSIKEKLSIMGDDENINVLRQRIEGIISGAEESVTIILDDDSGQSRINSSRVEIIKKK, translated from the coding sequence ATGGATGAAAAGAAAACAGAATCAAGATGCCCGAATTGCAATAGTTTTTTATATTATATTGAAGCAGACAATGAAATACCATACGAAGGCAAAATTACCATACATACATACGTATGCAAAAATTGCAACTATAAAAATATCACTATAGACAGGCATGAAAAGGGAGAGCCAAAAATTATAAAGTTTAAGATAAAGAATAAGAACGATTTAAAAACAATAGTTTACCGGTCTCCAGACGCAAGTGTCCATATTCCAGAACTGGAGGCTGAAATATCCCCTGGAATAGCATCTAAGGGCTATATCACAACTATAGAAGGCATATTAACAAGCATAAAAGAGAAACTTTCTATCATGGGCGACGATGAAAATATAAATGTACTGAGGCAAAGAATAGAAGGTATAATAAGCGGCGCAGAGGAGAGCGTAACCATAATACTGGACGATGATTCAGGGCAGAGCAGGATTAATAGCAGCAGGGTTGAAATAATTAAAAAGAAATAG